From the genome of Sulfurihydrogenibium subterraneum DSM 15120, one region includes:
- a CDS encoding methyltransferase domain-containing protein, whose product MSVSKSRIKISFTKAIKSYETQIYVQKQTAIKLANLSKDLYGLGIDLGCGTGILTSFLNKNIIGLDISFSMAKSYKDKNPKIIVGDIENLPFKSNTFDYAVSNFALHWTNLEKSFNEISRVLKKDGKFLFCMPVENSFKVVEKILGEKNFDFISVENLTKLLSKNYNIQHLETKEYNLEFKSGLDLLLHLHFTGSSVGKAGSTIGEKRKIYKKFSEYKKPLLLNFNVVFIKAVNLQS is encoded by the coding sequence TTGTCTGTCAGTAAAAGTAGAATAAAGATATCTTTCACGAAAGCTATTAAAAGTTATGAAACTCAAATTTACGTTCAGAAACAGACTGCCATTAAACTGGCAAACCTTTCAAAAGATTTATATGGATTAGGTATAGATTTAGGCTGTGGAACGGGAATATTAACCAGTTTTTTAAATAAAAATATTATAGGTTTAGACATATCTTTTAGTATGGCAAAAAGTTATAAAGATAAAAATCCAAAAATTATTGTTGGAGATATAGAAAATCTACCTTTTAAATCAAACACTTTTGATTATGCTGTGTCTAACTTTGCTTTACATTGGACTAATTTAGAAAAAAGTTTTAATGAAATTAGCAGAGTTTTAAAGAAAGATGGAAAATTTTTATTCTGTATGCCAGTAGAAAACAGCTTTAAAGTGGTTGAAAAGATTTTAGGAGAAAAAAACTTTGACTTTATCTCTGTAGAAAATTTAACTAAACTTTTATCAAAAAACTATAATATACAGCATTTAGAAACAAAAGAATACAACTTAGAGTTTAAATCTGGATTAGATTTACTTTTACATCTTCATTTTACAGGTTCTTCAGTAGGAAAAGCAGGAAGTACAATAGGAGAAAAAAGGAAGATTTACAAAAAGTTTTCAGAGTATAAAAAACCTTTATTGTTAAACTTTAATGTAGTTTTT
- a CDS encoding alpha/beta fold hydrolase: protein MRRIFIHGWGFSKNVWSDYFYLDNAEFLDLPFHGGNKDYTFISIESFSNYISNSINQPTTLIGWSLGASVSVLTALKNKNIKKLVLIGFSPKFEDEKLGSPKASIKAFMINLKKDFEKTVKNFRISAVEKDPGCLVPEKDGSIALLNDFINLDLRDILPSIECETHIIHGIKDTIVNKEAAFFTSQKIKNSQLYLFDSHHAPFLERDLLEVVCQ, encoded by the coding sequence GTGAGAAGAATTTTCATTCACGGATGGGGTTTTTCTAAGAATGTATGGAGTGATTACTTTTACTTAGATAATGCAGAGTTTTTAGACCTTCCTTTTCACGGTGGAAATAAAGATTATACATTTATATCTATAGAATCTTTTTCAAATTACATATCAAATAGTATTAACCAGCCTACAACTTTAATAGGATGGTCTTTAGGAGCTTCCGTAAGCGTTTTAACTGCTTTAAAAAATAAAAATATTAAAAAATTAGTACTTATAGGTTTTAGTCCTAAATTTGAAGATGAAAAACTTGGAAGTCCAAAGGCAAGTATAAAAGCGTTTATGATAAACCTTAAAAAAGATTTTGAAAAAACAGTTAAAAATTTTAGAATATCAGCTGTAGAAAAAGACCCTGGATGCCTTGTTCCAGAAAAAGATGGCAGTATTGCACTGCTTAACGACTTTATAAACTTAGACCTTAGAGATATTTTACCAAGCATAGAATGTGAAACTCACATAATACACGGTATAAAAGACACAATAGTAAACAAAGAAGCTGCATTTTTTACCAGTCAAAAAATAAAAAACAGTCAACTTTATCTGTTTGACTCTCATCATGCACCATTTTTAGAAAGGGACTTGTTGGAAGTTGTCTGTCAGTAA
- a CDS encoding 6-carboxyhexanoate--CoA ligase has translation MKEYFSVKMRASLQGKHISGAERIVLKEDLPIVISQLSQRPKDFDFLNIKVEKINDLHYIEKSLNIKTFNVKDWIEGNKVAVEILQNQGVDKKVAEKYIDLIHQGAADGENMRGAMIVSLSGERLEKDKIRGVRTVNVDFEDRESITQLLKEKGYTERTVDAIALATKNLNHVSIVAEYCISDDPDYTIGYVATKTTYYRINPLKQKSNEKGGRIYFVKDTVNIEDLYEYLEKKAFLIKNLGDLQ, from the coding sequence ATGAAAGAGTACTTCTCTGTAAAAATGAGAGCAAGCTTACAAGGAAAACACATTTCAGGAGCTGAGAGAATAGTTTTAAAAGAGGACTTACCTATTGTTATAAGCCAGCTCTCCCAAAGACCTAAAGATTTTGACTTTTTAAACATAAAGGTCGAAAAGATAAATGATTTACACTACATAGAAAAAAGCCTAAACATAAAAACATTTAATGTTAAAGATTGGATAGAAGGCAATAAAGTAGCGGTTGAAATTTTGCAAAACCAAGGAGTAGATAAAAAAGTAGCAGAAAAGTATATAGATCTGATTCATCAGGGAGCTGCAGATGGAGAAAATATGAGAGGTGCAATGATAGTAAGTCTATCAGGAGAAAGATTAGAAAAGGATAAAATAAGAGGCGTAAGAACAGTTAACGTAGATTTTGAAGACAGAGAGAGTATTACACAACTTTTAAAAGAAAAAGGATACACAGAAAGAACAGTAGATGCAATAGCCTTGGCTACAAAAAATCTAAACCATGTAAGTATAGTAGCAGAATACTGTATATCAGATGACCCAGATTATACAATTGGATATGTTGCAACCAAAACAACCTACTACAGAATAAACCCATTAAAACAAAAATCAAACGAAAAAGGTGGTAGAATATACTTTGTAAAGGATACAGTAAATATAGAAGATCTTTATGAATACTTAGAAAAAAAAGCATTTTTGATAAAAAATTTAGGGGATTTACAGTGA
- a CDS encoding PaaI family thioesterase produces MQIKTHHKIDNSLSGYPVSIEECKTATVKLITDERMVADEKGLIHGGFIFSAADYCAMLTVNHPNVVLGGAEVKFLKPLKLGQNAIFQSEVISQEGKKITVKVVGHIEDSNQQFFEGLFKCYVLDKHVLE; encoded by the coding sequence ATGCAGATAAAAACTCACCATAAGATAGACAACTCTCTAAGTGGATACCCTGTATCCATAGAAGAATGCAAAACCGCCACAGTGAAACTAATTACAGACGAGAGAATGGTAGCAGACGAAAAAGGACTTATACACGGAGGATTCATCTTCTCAGCTGCAGACTACTGTGCTATGTTAACAGTGAACCACCCTAATGTAGTTTTAGGCGGTGCAGAAGTAAAGTTTTTAAAACCACTGAAGTTAGGTCAAAATGCAATTTTTCAAAGTGAAGTAATATCTCAAGAAGGAAAGAAAATTACAGTTAAAGTAGTAGGACACATAGAAGATTCTAATCAGCAGTTTTTTGAAGGATTGTTTAAATGCTACGTTTTAGATAAACACGTACTGGAATGA